A window of the Mucilaginibacter sp. cycad4 genome harbors these coding sequences:
- a CDS encoding pyridoxal-phosphate dependent enzyme, with translation MNIDLEIFSPVQQISNPMFDARGVKVFIKRDDLIHPMISGNKWRKLKYVLKQAQSAQKTHLVTFGGAYSNHLMATAAAAAKFGFKATGIVRGEEVDNDTLFLCRLHGMNLQFTDRNSYRDKSTLFNEYFGNDDQAFFIDEGGASAEGAKGCSELVNELTESYDHIFCACGTGTTAAGIINGLSDHQLKTKFSAVPVFKNGGFIKEEIDRFLTAPADYKIHTDYHFGGYGKANDELISFIKQFVAATGILIEPVYTGKMMYALYDLINKGDFKPGSKILAIHSGGIWGLLGMKEKFK, from the coding sequence ATGAACATCGATCTTGAAATTTTTAGCCCGGTACAGCAAATCAGCAACCCCATGTTTGATGCTCGCGGCGTAAAAGTTTTCATCAAGCGCGATGACCTCATCCATCCCATGATATCGGGCAATAAGTGGCGCAAGCTTAAATACGTGCTTAAACAGGCCCAATCTGCACAAAAAACACACCTTGTAACTTTTGGCGGCGCTTACTCCAACCACCTGATGGCTACGGCTGCTGCAGCGGCGAAGTTTGGCTTTAAAGCCACAGGTATTGTACGCGGCGAGGAGGTTGATAACGACACCCTGTTTTTATGCCGCCTGCATGGTATGAACCTCCAATTTACGGATCGCAACAGCTATCGTGATAAATCCACCCTGTTCAATGAGTATTTTGGTAATGATGACCAGGCTTTTTTTATTGATGAAGGGGGCGCATCTGCCGAAGGGGCAAAAGGTTGCAGCGAGCTGGTTAACGAGTTAACAGAAAGCTATGATCATATTTTTTGTGCCTGCGGTACCGGTACAACAGCAGCAGGCATCATTAACGGTTTAAGCGATCATCAGCTTAAAACAAAATTCAGCGCGGTGCCGGTGTTTAAAAACGGAGGTTTTATTAAGGAGGAAATAGACCGGTTTTTAACTGCCCCGGCAGATTATAAGATACATACCGATTATCACTTTGGCGGCTACGGCAAGGCCAATGACGAGCTTATTAGCTTTATTAAGCAATTTGTAGCCGCGACAGGCATATTGATAGAGCCTGTATATACCGGTAAAATGATGTATGCCTTATATGATTTGATAAATAAAGGAGATTTTAAGCCCGGGAGCAAAATCCTGGCTATTCATAGCGGTGGTATTTGGGGGTTGTTGGGAATGAAGGAAAAATTTAAATAA
- a CDS encoding IS110 family transposase, translating to MKQVTQLDFSGQKIFAGIDVHKKSWKVNIRSEQMELKTFSQNPSAEELSAYLKRNYPLADYHVVYEAGFCGFFHQRKFNEAGINCIVVNPADVPTTGKEKQRKSDLVDCRKLGQALSKGQLTGIFIPGIEQQDDRDIIRTYNQMVKDQTRYKNRIRGWLNFQGITFGESESRYWSNVFTRWLKELSLNPSARTALDLKLQGYQQARDMVLAATRQVRILSKQERYKKRITLIRTIPGVGEITALWFVTEVGDVNRFKSLDALCDYVGLVPNTHSTGDKEKVSGLTRRANHQLREKLIEASWTAIRTDPAMTMAFNDYCKRMKKNNAIIRIAKKILNRIRYVMKNEAPYVIAVVQ from the coding sequence ATGAAACAAGTTACACAATTAGATTTTAGCGGACAAAAGATTTTTGCAGGCATAGATGTTCATAAAAAGTCATGGAAGGTGAATATCCGGAGTGAGCAGATGGAACTGAAGACGTTTTCGCAAAATCCATCGGCAGAAGAATTAAGTGCTTACCTGAAGCGCAATTACCCTTTAGCGGATTATCATGTTGTTTACGAGGCAGGCTTTTGTGGTTTCTTCCATCAGCGGAAATTTAACGAGGCGGGGATTAACTGCATCGTGGTTAACCCGGCTGATGTTCCGACTACAGGCAAGGAAAAGCAACGCAAATCAGACCTTGTAGATTGCCGGAAATTGGGTCAGGCCTTGAGTAAAGGTCAGCTCACTGGTATTTTTATTCCCGGCATTGAACAACAGGATGACAGGGATATCATCCGCACTTATAATCAGATGGTAAAAGACCAGACGCGTTATAAAAACAGGATCCGGGGATGGCTTAACTTCCAGGGGATAACATTCGGTGAATCAGAGAGCCGGTATTGGTCTAATGTTTTTACCCGTTGGCTTAAAGAACTGTCACTGAATCCATCGGCGAGGACAGCACTTGACCTGAAGCTACAGGGCTACCAGCAGGCCCGGGATATGGTGCTGGCTGCAACCAGGCAAGTTCGCATCCTGTCCAAACAGGAACGGTATAAGAAAAGAATAACCCTGATCCGGACAATTCCAGGCGTGGGTGAGATCACCGCTTTATGGTTTGTAACAGAGGTGGGAGATGTTAACCGGTTTAAATCACTTGACGCTTTATGCGATTATGTTGGCCTTGTGCCAAATACTCACAGTACCGGGGACAAGGAAAAAGTATCAGGCCTGACCAGAAGGGCCAATCACCAGCTCAGGGAAAAACTTATTGAAGCCAGTTGGACAGCTATACGTACCGATCCGGCTATGACAATGGCATTTAACGATTATTGCAAGCGGATGAAAAAGAATAATGCCATCATCAGGATAGCTAAAAAAATCCTCAACCGGATCCGTTATGTGATGAAGAACGAGGCTCCGTATGTAATAGCTGTAGTGCAATAA
- a CDS encoding aminotransferase class IV, producing MMPVFINFNGEYLPQNTPLLTIGNRGFKYGDGLFESMRLMKGKLKFAELHADRLQRGMKALKIDGYSQMDTWFLNDIVNELARRNKVKHGRLRLTVYRDAEGLYTPTQNKMGYCLELTPSEEPRYFLNEKGLIMDVFTELPKPSNYLSNIKTCNSLIYVMAGLYKTQNKLDDVFLLNQSGNLCEASSSNIFINYQNHLYTPALSEGCVEGIMRQVVIKLAKENNIDITEAQINPDILYEADEVFLTNATRGIQTVMGFGVRRYFNQYSKVLMDELNKL from the coding sequence ATGATGCCCGTATTCATCAATTTTAACGGCGAATATCTCCCTCAAAACACACCATTGCTTACCATTGGCAACAGGGGGTTCAAATATGGCGACGGCCTGTTTGAAAGCATGCGGCTTATGAAGGGAAAACTGAAGTTTGCCGAACTCCATGCCGACCGGCTTCAGCGGGGCATGAAAGCCCTTAAAATTGACGGCTATTCGCAAATGGATACCTGGTTTTTGAACGATATAGTTAATGAACTTGCCCGCCGAAATAAAGTAAAACACGGCAGGCTGCGCTTAACCGTTTACCGTGATGCCGAAGGGTTATATACCCCTACCCAAAATAAAATGGGTTATTGCCTGGAACTAACACCATCAGAAGAGCCCCGGTATTTTTTGAATGAGAAAGGCCTGATCATGGATGTGTTTACGGAATTGCCCAAACCCTCCAATTATCTATCCAATATTAAAACCTGTAACTCGCTCATATATGTAATGGCGGGCTTGTACAAAACACAAAACAAGCTGGATGATGTATTTTTGCTGAACCAAAGCGGTAACCTGTGCGAAGCCAGCAGCTCCAATATTTTCATCAATTATCAAAACCATTTATACACCCCTGCGCTAAGTGAAGGTTGTGTTGAAGGCATAATGCGCCAGGTAGTAATCAAACTGGCAAAGGAAAATAATATTGATATAACGGAAGCCCAGATCAACCCCGACATTTTGTACGAGGCCGATGAGGTATTTTTAACCAATGCTACCCGCGGTATCCAAACCGTTATGGGCTTTGGGGTAAGGCGCTACTTTAACCAGTACAGCAAAGTATTGATGGATGAGTTGAATAAGCTGTAG
- a CDS encoding PAS domain S-box protein — protein MTWVDYFNIKLVADTTKEEYITMGEEPLSASHSKPVQKVTFNHNADWDLLEDLPVAVYTCDKEGYITSFNKAAVTLWGKTPEVNKDKWYINWEIFTSDGILLTPDETPTGKVLKYGKAIKQQEILIKRPNGSKSYILSNPKPRFNENGELAGAANTLIDITEQKNAESKQGMLASIIESSEDAIVSKNLDGVITSWNGAAQRLFGYTEDEIIGKHITVLIPEDRYDEEEMIINKIRANERIEHFETIRKTKSGEEIQISLTISPIRNRANKVIGASKIIRDIGRQKKAEDRLQQYAERLEILNSIGQVISAELDIQSILQKVTDATTQLCGAQFGAFFHNQVNEQGESYMLFTLSGAPREAFEKFGMPRNTAVFHPTFSGEGTVRVDDITKDPRYGKNAPHFGQPKGHLPVVSYLAVPVRGKSGEVIGGLFFGHEQPARFTREHEQLVLAVAAQAAVALDNAKLYENIKELNEKKDEFIGLASHELKTPVTSLKGYLQIIARNLAPDDKSKVLANRALEQVGKLTTLISDLLDVTKIQTGKLPFTYANFDVIKLLTELREILQQTDPSHQLLLNLPAGELMIHADSQRIEQVVINLVTNAVKYSPKADKVIIGAVVINNKFRVSVQDFGIGIQPDQLERVFSRFYRVENLASHMSGLGIGLYICQEIVNRHQGRLWVESTYGEGSTFHFEIPINIYTNA, from the coding sequence TTGACATGGGTTGATTATTTTAATATTAAATTAGTAGCAGATACCACCAAAGAGGAGTATATAACCATGGGAGAAGAGCCATTATCTGCCAGTCACTCAAAACCGGTCCAAAAAGTAACATTTAACCATAATGCCGACTGGGATTTACTTGAAGACCTGCCCGTTGCAGTTTATACCTGCGATAAAGAGGGCTATATAACCTCATTTAACAAAGCAGCAGTAACGCTTTGGGGCAAAACGCCTGAAGTTAATAAAGACAAGTGGTATATAAACTGGGAGATATTTACCTCCGACGGGATACTGCTGACTCCTGATGAAACACCAACGGGTAAAGTGTTAAAATATGGCAAAGCTATAAAGCAGCAGGAAATACTTATTAAACGTCCCAATGGAAGTAAAAGCTATATATTATCTAATCCTAAGCCCCGTTTTAATGAAAATGGCGAACTGGCAGGCGCCGCCAATACCCTGATAGATATTACTGAACAAAAAAATGCCGAATCAAAGCAAGGGATGCTGGCATCTATCATTGAATCATCAGAAGATGCCATTGTAAGTAAAAACCTTGATGGTGTAATTACCAGCTGGAACGGCGCAGCCCAACGTTTATTTGGTTATACCGAAGATGAGATCATCGGTAAACACATCACGGTTTTGATACCGGAAGACCGCTATGATGAAGAAGAAATGATCATTAATAAAATACGGGCCAACGAACGGATAGAACATTTTGAAACCATACGTAAAACAAAAAGCGGCGAAGAAATACAAATTTCACTTACCATATCACCCATAAGAAACAGGGCTAATAAGGTAATCGGGGCTTCAAAAATAATACGTGACATAGGCAGGCAAAAAAAAGCCGAAGACAGGTTGCAGCAGTATGCCGAACGCCTGGAGATCTTAAACTCCATAGGGCAGGTTATTTCGGCCGAACTGGATATTCAAAGCATCCTGCAAAAAGTTACTGATGCCACCACCCAACTGTGTGGTGCGCAGTTTGGTGCATTTTTCCATAACCAAGTTAACGAGCAGGGCGAATCATACATGCTGTTCACTCTTTCGGGGGCGCCGCGCGAGGCATTTGAAAAATTTGGTATGCCACGCAATACGGCAGTTTTTCACCCCACTTTCAGCGGTGAGGGAACGGTACGGGTTGATGATATTACCAAAGACCCGCGTTACGGAAAAAATGCACCACATTTTGGCCAGCCTAAAGGGCACCTGCCGGTAGTAAGCTACCTGGCGGTTCCGGTAAGGGGCAAATCGGGCGAGGTGATTGGGGGGTTATTTTTTGGACATGAACAACCGGCCAGGTTTACCAGGGAACACGAGCAACTTGTTTTGGCTGTTGCGGCCCAGGCGGCGGTAGCACTTGATAATGCCAAACTTTACGAAAACATTAAAGAGCTTAATGAAAAAAAGGATGAGTTTATAGGACTTGCAAGCCATGAGCTCAAAACACCGGTCACCAGTTTAAAGGGGTACCTGCAAATCATTGCCCGTAACCTTGCCCCGGATGATAAAAGTAAAGTACTGGCCAACAGGGCATTGGAACAGGTAGGCAAATTAACCACCCTGATATCAGATTTGCTTGATGTCACCAAAATCCAGACCGGTAAACTGCCTTTTACTTATGCCAATTTTGATGTGATCAAACTGCTTACCGAATTGAGGGAGATCCTGCAACAAACCGATCCCTCCCATCAGCTCCTTTTAAATTTACCTGCCGGGGAATTAATGATCCACGCCGATAGCCAGCGTATTGAGCAGGTTGTCATTAACCTGGTAACCAATGCCGTTAAATATTCGCCAAAGGCAGATAAGGTGATCATCGGGGCCGTTGTTATCAACAATAAATTCAGGGTGTCGGTACAGGATTTTGGCATCGGGATCCAGCCCGATCAGCTGGAACGTGTTTTTTCGCGCTTTTATCGCGTTGAGAACCTTGCCTCTCACATGTCGGGATTAGGGATAGGCCTGTACATTTGCCAGGAAATAGTTAACCGTCACCAGGGCAGGCTTTGGGTTGAAAGCACTTACGGCGAAGGGTCAACCTTCCATTTTGAAATCCCAATAAACATATACACGAATGCTTAG
- the lat gene encoding L-lysine 6-transaminase, with translation MYNLLVSPQDVQASLQKHVLADGFDLTFDMEKSKGVYIYDAKYNRTLLDFFTCFASVPLGYNHPKMLNDEEFKKNLMLAALTNPSNSDIYTTQYAQFVETFDRIGIPEYLPHAFFIAGGALAIENALKVAMDWKVQKNFARGYTKEKGFKVLHFEHAFHGRSGYTLSLTNTLPNKTKWFAKFDWPRVSVPYMNFPYSDANHEDLLRREQLSVAQIRKAFEDNKDDICAIIIEPVQSEGGDNHVRKEFLEKLRELANEYEALLVYDEVQTGVGLTGKFWCHEHFGEKARPDILAFGKKMQVCGILAGRRIDEVEDNVFKVSSRINSTWGGSLVDMVRSSKIMEIIEEDNLCDNAAAMGEYLQNGLSEIAEQHPVISNVRGKGLLTAFDFPDKAIRDSFIKKGFDNNIMYLGCGERSVRFRPALIIEKSHIDIGLDMLEQLSVTL, from the coding sequence ATGTACAACCTACTTGTTTCTCCGCAGGATGTCCAGGCATCGCTTCAAAAGCATGTACTGGCCGATGGATTCGACCTCACTTTTGATATGGAAAAAAGTAAGGGTGTTTATATTTATGATGCAAAATATAACCGCACGCTGCTTGACTTTTTTACCTGCTTTGCTTCGGTACCTTTGGGCTATAACCATCCCAAAATGCTGAATGATGAAGAGTTTAAGAAAAACCTCATGCTTGCGGCTTTAACCAATCCTTCAAATTCGGATATATACACTACGCAATACGCCCAGTTTGTTGAAACATTTGACAGGATAGGGATCCCTGAATATTTGCCGCATGCTTTTTTTATTGCAGGTGGCGCGCTGGCTATTGAAAACGCCCTGAAAGTAGCAATGGACTGGAAGGTGCAGAAAAATTTTGCCAGGGGATATACCAAAGAAAAAGGCTTTAAGGTGTTGCACTTTGAACATGCTTTTCACGGTCGCTCAGGTTATACGCTGAGCCTTACCAATACCTTGCCTAATAAAACCAAGTGGTTTGCCAAGTTTGACTGGCCGCGGGTATCTGTACCTTATATGAATTTCCCTTACAGCGATGCCAACCATGAAGACCTGCTAAGGAGGGAGCAACTCTCGGTGGCACAGATCAGGAAAGCATTTGAAGATAATAAGGATGATATATGTGCTATAATAATTGAGCCTGTACAATCAGAAGGCGGCGATAACCATGTACGCAAAGAGTTTTTAGAGAAGCTGCGTGAGCTTGCTAATGAGTACGAAGCATTGCTGGTATATGATGAGGTACAGACCGGAGTGGGTTTAACAGGCAAATTCTGGTGCCATGAACACTTTGGTGAAAAGGCACGCCCGGATATTCTTGCCTTTGGTAAAAAGATGCAGGTTTGCGGGATATTGGCCGGCAGGCGCATTGATGAGGTTGAAGATAACGTGTTTAAAGTATCATCGCGCATAAACTCAACCTGGGGGGGCAGTTTGGTTGATATGGTGCGCTCGTCAAAAATAATGGAGATTATTGAGGAGGATAACCTTTGCGATAACGCAGCAGCGATGGGAGAATACCTGCAAAACGGCTTAAGTGAAATTGCCGAACAGCACCCTGTTATCAGTAATGTGCGGGGGAAAGGATTGCTTACTGCCTTTGATTTCCCGGACAAAGCAATAAGGGACAGCTTTATTAAAAAAGGTTTTGATAATAATATTATGTACCTTGGCTGCGGCGAAAGGAGCGTGCGTTTCCGCCCTGCGCTGATCATTGAAAAAAGCCACATTGATATAGGCCTTGATATGCTTGAACAGCTTTCGGTCACTTTATAA
- a CDS encoding RluA family pseudouridine synthase, which produces MAHEPELIEQEEQDLYEHLRVVVDKGQSLLRIDKFLMHRVENASRNRIQNAIELGNVLVNDKPIKSSYKVKPLDVISVVLPHPPRDTEVYPEDIPINIIYEDDDVLVVDKEAGMVVHPGYNNYTGTLVNALVYHFQQLPTLPGNDGRPGLVHRIDKDTSGLLLISKNERAMNWLAKQFFEHTITRKYIALAWGDLPEDGTVTGYIGRSVADRRVMSIYDDPEKGKWSVTHYKVLERMGYVTLIECQLETGRTHQIRAHMKHIGHPLFSDATYGGDKILKGTMFSKYKQFVENCFELMPRQALHAQTLGFLHPTLKKQVHFESPLPADFEAVLAKWRKYSDTDTK; this is translated from the coding sequence ATGGCACACGAACCCGAACTTATAGAGCAGGAAGAACAGGACTTGTATGAGCACTTACGCGTAGTGGTTGACAAGGGCCAGTCGCTTTTGCGGATTGATAAATTTTTGATGCACCGCGTGGAGAACGCTTCGCGCAACCGCATTCAAAATGCCATTGAGCTGGGCAACGTGCTGGTGAACGATAAACCCATTAAATCAAGCTATAAGGTAAAGCCGCTCGATGTAATTTCGGTAGTATTGCCCCATCCACCGCGTGACACTGAGGTTTATCCAGAAGACATCCCCATCAATATTATTTATGAAGATGATGATGTATTGGTTGTTGACAAGGAAGCAGGTATGGTGGTACACCCCGGCTATAACAATTACACGGGCACACTGGTAAATGCGCTGGTATACCACTTTCAGCAATTGCCGACATTGCCGGGCAACGACGGCAGGCCGGGTTTGGTGCACCGTATTGATAAAGACACTTCGGGACTGCTGCTCATCAGCAAAAATGAGCGTGCTATGAACTGGCTGGCTAAGCAGTTTTTTGAGCATACCATCACCCGTAAATATATAGCACTTGCCTGGGGCGATTTACCTGAAGACGGCACCGTGACCGGCTATATCGGCCGCAGTGTGGCCGATAGAAGGGTAATGTCGATATATGATGATCCTGAAAAAGGAAAATGGTCGGTAACGCATTATAAAGTATTGGAGCGGATGGGTTATGTTACCCTGATCGAGTGCCAGCTGGAAACCGGCCGCACCCACCAGATCAGGGCGCACATGAAGCATATTGGTCATCCTTTGTTTAGTGATGCTACTTATGGAGGCGATAAAATTTTGAAGGGCACCATGTTCAGCAAGTACAAGCAGTTTGTTGAAAATTGTTTTGAGCTGATGCCGCGACAGGCCCTGCACGCACAAACACTGGGCTTTTTACATCCCACGTTAAAAAAGCAGGTACATTTTGAATCGCCCCTGCCGGCCGATTTTGAAGCGGTACTTGCAAAATGGCGAAAGTACAGTGATACAGATACGAAATAA